The genomic stretch gcgacgctgaggtacatccacttccctcgggtgaaaacccaaaatcTCCGGACTGGGCGGCGATGGGAGGCGCTGCCTTGGGACGGCGGAAGGTGGTTGTGATGCGTGTGTTTCCTGGCCCGCAGGTGGCGGCATTTCGTGTGGCGAAGTGTGGTGGTGCACGGCTGGTGCGGTGGCGTGTCGGCGGGTCGGCGCCCTCGGCCTGGGCGAGAAGGGAAATATGTCCCCTTTCCGGCAGCTATGGGTGCCCCAGACGTTCACGGCGACATGGATGCCCTTTTCTTGTCGTGTCTTCTTCGGCGAGCTATTTCCTGAAGCTGAAGTCTTTTGGGTGGTCGGTGCGATGGCCGGCGGCAATGCCCGTGGTGTTTCGCGTGCGGTGCTCGTGCCTTGTGATGTCTCTTGGCACGCTGGCCCAGGTGTCTATGCGCGCTCTAGGGAGAGCTGCTCTGCCTTTCGACGGTTCGGTGCCCTACGATCCAGGGTGAGAAGGTTGGGGCCTtcttcggaggtggaggcggatggCATGCTGGTGGCGACGCACCTGGTCTTGAACATGGCATGTGTCTGGTGGTGAGCTTCATGGCGTTTCCTCCCCTCCGCTCTGTCCATTCTGTTGGATGATAGCATTGAAGATCAAGATgtgctttttttgttttttctttggtTGCTTGTCCCTTGATGCTTGTAAGTTGTTCGCTCAGCACCTTGTAACTCTGCCgtttgtggctttattaatttaaacctGGGCCTCAGGGTCTTACCTCTAAAACAAAACAAAGTTGAGATATTTTTGGTGGGACGAAGGGAGTAAAACATTTAGTAGAAAAAACCTACACAAATTAAAGGCGCGATAGTCCCTACTCTCCGCACCATGACCGCCATCGTCGGAGGAGGCTGAATGGATcgttagcgaacaagaggggggaatGGTCGATACACAAATTTTATAGCCTTTTCAATTTTAGGCGCGATGCAGAAGTAAAGGTGACAACTTTGATGATAAGGGTGATCTTAGTATGGGCCTATGTGATGCAATGAGTAAAGAAACCGACAAGATAGTAAGAGagagggagcgggacaaccggggtagcggagacgaggcgaggtttgtttcccgcagttcctcccacaaaagggagtacgtctgcgttgaggtggTGTGAACCACGAAGGCTCAACGGCCACACAtgcctcaccttgttcctcgagaaagCCCCCACGAATGATctttcccttctccactaagtagtcGGTCCTTCACAAGGTTAGGGCAAGCTCCACAAACACcgaaggctcccaacaccctatggggctagcacaactccaagctagcctccatatgagctcttcttccaagatcccaccataggaaccctaactccaagatcaacTAAGGACTAGGtgatattggtgaaatctctctcggTAGAACTATAAATCGGGGTCTcctcaccactcctcaaagtttgggcaagatttattgggtagggagggagatcctcaaggttttgagctcagcaacaatggaggagagagagagagaagagttgaaacgagttggggaagaaggaccCCTTTTATAGGGcccccaaatccaaccgttatgtccagtttctGCATGACCGATACTACCGTTTCGTACCGGTCTGGGTTCGAAATCAGCTCCCATATCTGTCACATGGGGCTCAAAGCGATACTACCGCTACCGGTACCGCTGAGGTACCGGCAGGGCCTCTGCGAGCCCCGGACTCCCTCCCGGTACCATTGCGGTAGTGCCGTAGTTTGTAGttacggtaccaaagcggtaccttCATGAAAAAGCCGCTTGGAAGAGGTACTTCCGGTCGAGGTACCGTAACACATGTTATGAGCTTTTCTCAGTGCAAAGCCTAGAGCTGTACTGCTGACCGGTACCAATAGCGATAACGGTAGTACCGGTCAAGCTGAAAGTGGTTTTTcctctttccctctccaaccatgtcaccttgcGACACACACAAaatcagaaaacctataagctacgcttgagtCTTTTGATCCTGAtacgttcagcgagggcaccgtccaCCTACAAATTTATCCAAAGCAAACTATGCACACGGTGAAAATTCAttctagtgttgttatcaaacacacaaaacacgaggtatagattttgctctttcagtctcccgctttttggtgtttgatgacaacacaagaatttgcaatataGCACAAGATATTATGTTAAGATCCTAGATTTGCAAAAAATAGACGGAGctgcccctagatgtgtgcatagttTGAATATGCATCTGAATACAAACACACACATCCTAGAgacataactccccctagattctacaaaccaagcacatatgcaacaaggatatttGACATGTCTATATAGCATATGCATTACATTGAGCAACATATTTCGATACACGGAGTTTGAGTGAAtgagtcatacctttgccttgagaaaacccaaacttcCAATAATTATGCCTCCATAGAGATGATGTAGCCACAATAGATGAATACCGAATACCAATATAGTCTACCAtaataagtcttattacaaaccgggGAGATCCACGAATAAGTAGCAAAGTATCAAGCACACAAATAGAGTTTCTCGAATAACTAGGATAAAaagtgatgccaatgccgaaaagaccaaaacgaagcaccaagcccttggcatcccgaTGCAAATACCTGTCCTAATAGAACAACTTCTCCccttttggcatcggaacaccaaaaagggagaggaAACATGCTAGCGTCCCAAGAAGATCACTCGTAatcctcgtcatcctcctcctcgtcatcctcatcatcctcctcctcgtcctcatcatctccaaggtcctcctcgtcatcctcgtcctcatcatcttcgtcttcatctttAACTTGAGCtttgccatgaggtggtggagagggacgTTCAATGTGCTCGGGAATGGAGTCCTCAGAGCTCGTCCACTTGTGCTTGGATTTCCACTCCTCGGGAGGGGTGATGATGTTCTCGGAGCGTTAATGAGTGAAGCCTCGGAGAATTGTAATTGACAAAGAAAATAAGTGAAGAAAATAACTTAATGTCCCCTGCAACAGATTATCTGTCTCTGAATATATTCCTGAAGCTTCACATCAAACAGAGACAAAAGAAGTCAGATTAGCCATATTGGGATTCATAAGAAGATTTGACTATATGAACCAGCACATCATTCATCTAGTTACTGCCGAAGGAAGAAAGAATGCATGAATAGAAGAACCAAGAAGTATTATATAGCTGCTCGACGCGTACGATTGGGACCTGGTAACGCGCGAGGTCGACATCCCACGCGTTGATTGCTGCCACGAGATTAGCACGTAATATAGGCATTAGTGAATACGAATCTTTCATGTCGTTTCGATTGGCAGATACGCATGTTTATACGCAGCAGCCTCGTACGCAAGTGGGATGGGATTAATTGAAACTTCGGTCCACTGCTGCGTACAGAGTTATTGCACATGCAGAGTTATTGTGCATGCATGCTTTTGACCCGCTGAATGTGGAAGCTGAGATCTACTGAAAATGGAAGAATCTGATCTGTTTTTTTGCTAATTTATTACAAATTAATTAAGGATCTTTATTTTCATCAAGTAAGAAATGCATTATTTTTGTACCAGGTATAACTTCAAAATTTCATACATAATCTGAAATCAAATGCCATAAGCATTAGTGTCTTGAAAGTGCATTCAGAAATAGATTCCATGGCCTTGGAAGatagaaaaaatatatttgtACTTCCAGATTAAGCTTCATTTATTGTAAAACCCAAAATCAAAGATAAAGGAAGAGAATCAAAATTTACAgaaaaaataaagaaatgaaAGAACATGCACTGAGACATGGAGGTCACAAAACAATTGATTCTAAAACCATTACTAGTCCATCAGAAAATAAACCAAAAAAACATTGTGGTAGAATCCACCAATTAAAGCAGGTCCATATGATAAATAAACATAATTATGTACCAGATCAGAATGAGGATGGAATCTGTGTACAAAACCAACCCGCCAGACTAAAGGAAATCAGATCAAGATAACTGGCCCAGATCTTACATACAAAAATGGTGGCCTACATGAATCGTGGCCAGCTGAGATCTGCTCGTGCCATGGGTAGATGGACTTGACCTGAACGTCAGGAATTTCTTCTTCTCAGGTGATGGTTACGAGGCTGTAATCTGCTGCGGTGTAGGAGCGATTTTGGTTCGGAGGCTGTGGTTTTCTTGGGATTTCTGAGGTGGTGGAGTGGGCAAAATGCCTGAGGCGAGAAAGAATGATTGGATTGGGGAATCATTGTCTTGCCTTATAGTGAAGTTCTTGGAGGCAGGGCACTAATTCAGGATTGATTTTCCCCTGCTCGCCCTCCGCCGGAGATTGCCAGGACTGGATGGGGATTTGGTTGCTCCATGCGCGTGGTCCAAATCCGCAGCAAAACGGGATAGGAAAAAGAATCCCACAGCAGCCCACCACCATCTCGACTCACCGTTGAAGGACGATGTCGTATGCTGTTGTTGTGAAAATATACATCATATACTTGAATTAAATACATGTGAGGTCTGACACGTGGTGGTCTTTAATTGGATTGTTTTCATCCTCGGGAGTACCCGGGTTCCGATAGGTATTTTCGCTTAACAACAAGCTAACTTGATGAGTGAAAGAGAGATCATTTCGGAAATAAGAGGGTGCGTCTGGTGCTCTAGAAGAACATCTAGTAAAATGCTGTATGATAAATCAAAACAAATTGCCTAGTAACTTGCCTAATTAGTTACCATAAAAGAACCAGGCATGTAAAAATAAGAACACATATTGGGATATCATGTGTATGATGATTAACACACACAAACTTTACCAGCTGCGAAAACTTACATATTGGGATATCCCACTGCTCCAACATGTACTCCTAACACAGTAGAAAGTAATAATTGTAACAACAACACaagtaaaacaaaaaaaatcaggaTAAATTAAGAGTGCCTAGTTGTTCAAGTGGTTGTCCAACCATAAACAAAGAAGTATACACTGTGGAAAGTGGACTGGGCTTTTTAGGGCAATGGCCTAAAATGGGCTCAGCTGATCTTTACAAAGGCAATAGCTTGTACTAACTTCATTAGTATAGTGACCTGTCAGACTACTCACCATAGAAGCACACCTCTACAGACTGTCATCGCTTGGATAGTTTTAACATCAAGACAAATGTAGGCAGAACAAAAAAGAACTGAGCGGACACACATAAAACATATATATAATAAATATGCCTAATTTTGTACTGAGTGACATGAATAACATCAGGATCTTAATTTCTAATGATAATAAGTATACCGCGTATTACCTGAAACCTGACTATCATTATCTGAATTTCGAAAATATTCATTGGATAATACAAAATAAGAATCCAGATAACAAAATCCGCATCAGTTCTCAATGGCAAGAAAAAGGAGTCACCAAAAGATCGCCAAGCAAGCAAGTACCAATTGTTAATAGAAACACCGGTTGCTTTTATATTTTAGTATTTGATCATCGACATGAACAAAATTATGGGATATTGCTGGATGATTGAATTTcccgaggagaaggagaagggggCGAATGGATGGCCTGTAGTACAATGCGGCAGTTATTTGTTCTGTCCGCAAGGGCTTCGAGGTTGCTGACCTTCCTGATGTAGGTCTTCATGTGGAGCATCGCATGAATCCATTAGACCACAACATCAAATTATTGGACCATCATCTTCCTCACAAGCATTGCGAGCACACGGCCTGAAATTATGGAAACTGGTGAGTCACTGTAGTGCCCAACTACATTAACCATAAAAACAACCATTCCACCATATATTCATTTTAGCACCATGATGGAGCATGAACAGGCAGTCAGACATCTCCAGCCAACCCAGGGAACATTCTAGCTAAGCCATTTTAGCACTTATAGTCTGAGCATTAGTTAGGATATGAGTTGGCAAATCATTTCTATCATCAATATATAAGATGTTTGCACACACCAAACAATAACATAAGCATCTTCATTATTTCAAAAGGGTAAACAGAGTTGTTTACAATAAATATTCAGTTACTCACCTACAGAAAATAAACACTAGACTAATTAGACATTATTAAGAAAAGAACACGCAACTCTGGTATCAGATATTCAAAAGTAGGTAAAACCAATAAATCAACGAAGAGCACAATGAATATATTAGCACCTTGAGCCTAAACATGGATATGGCCTACCATAGATATATAATCATAAAACATGGACACCAAGGGTAAATGAAATAAGTATGATGTGGTAAAGGAAGAAATCTGTACCTGGCAAGTAATTGGTTGGAAAAGATGCACGCAAAGCCTTccaaaacaaggaatacatttttGAAGCAGTAGTAACATTACTGGGAATATGTCCAAATCTTCATCGCCTTCTCGTTAGAATATATAGAAATCTTTATCCATGAATGTTCATCCCACCTTTGCAACACCCTGCTTCACAAATAACTCTTATAAGTCAAGGTCCATACAAACCTTCCGAACCAATCAAATGCACATCTGAAATTTCTCTGTATGTATGCATGCGAGGGCTTCTTCTTCCATGGCACCCTATCAAGGTTCATGGCACTCCTTGAATTTACTGGGCTTTCTATTGAGACACAATCCAGAAGACACCACCTCAGGTGAAAGATATTAGAATGCTAAGTAGAATGTGTTCCCCAGAAGATAGCTTATAAATTTTTAGCCAAACGACTAACATCATACAGTTGATGGGAGCTCCTCACGTTTGGCGGCAGGCTGGCAGCAACTAGAGTTCAATCATAATAGTGATAGTCCAGAACAATTTAATTTGATTGCTTACCAATGATttctaatttggtggttgctggaGAAAAGAATTAACGGTGTGTTCTGCCAAACAGTCTAGTGTTGCCACAACTCCTCTAAGCAGAATAATCTTGCAAACAAGGGTCAAATTGATTCAATCATTCCAGGCATTACTATGATAGATAGAAGCTTGTCATATGAACGGTTTAATGCTAGCTATATTTTGTGAAAAGAAGTTGCAAGAATGCAAATATAATGCAAATAAAGGAATAAGTGTGTGTTCTGCCAAACAGTCTGGTGTTGTCACAACTCCTATAATAAGCATAATAATCTTGCAAACATCACTCGAATTGAATTAATGATTCCCGGCATCATTATGGTAGATTGTTAGAAGCCTAGTGGATATGAACAATTTAACAAATAGAGTATAAAGTTCCCTTGAAAAACAATGAATGCACTGCAATTTCATATTGTTTGAGTGAAGATCACAGCACATTACATGGCATAAAACAGGGATATGGAAAACATGACTGGAGGCTTGGTTGCTTGAaacacatgaagaaacaagagatgACTTGATCAGCGAAAAACCAGGTGGCTAGGAGCTATTGAAGAGGAAGAAACCCCATCCATGATCTGGTTCAGCATGGCGCCCTTCTCCTCTTGGGTCCACGAGTATTGCTCCGTCACCAGCTCCCAGTCCCAGTGCCCCTTGTCCCGAACATGCCCATCCTTGAACAAGGCGACATGACACAGAGCTGTGCATACTTCCACAACAAACTTGACAAGGTAAAGCTGCCTCTCCATTGCTTCAAAACCAATCATCACAAACTCTTTCAAGTGATCATGCCGAAGCATGGTGGGTTGCCAGGGTATCTCATCGCCAGGCTCCGCTAAGGAGGGATCAACGTGTACATGAAGGGTGTGGAGGTTAGGCGCTGTCTCAAGCAGGAGACGGGGCCATGAGACATCCCAGGATGAAGGCACATCGGCGACCAGCAGCCGCCTGAGGTTAGGTAAAAATGTGGCTGGGGAGCTGGACGGCACGATCCATCTGACAGCACCAGTGAACCTGATAAGCAGGTTAGTAATTTCCCTGGTGTGTCGAAAAAACAAGCCAATCTGCGCCTTGAAGATGTTCACGAAGTACTGGGTGAATTTTCCCAGATTGTCGCCGAAGCCCAACTTGAGGTTATATTGTGTGAGGCAGGGAAATGAAGCTgactcaaacaacactcttgtttCCAGGGAGGCTAGCCTCTCGAGACAGGGAAGGGCCCTCATGCATAACCGTATGAAGTGGCACTTGTCCAGAACCAGCTCCCTTATCTGTGACTTGGGGGCGTCGACGACAATTTGGTCTCCGCACTGACATGAGATGAGATGCAGCACCTGCAGCTGCGGGCACGAGGTGAAGACGCCCTCGTAGGCTGCCTCTGGTGTCGATAAGGGCATGTCTTGCAGGACGAGCGTACTGAGCGCGCTGTACTGGTGCAGGGGCGGCGGCACACAACCTCCAAGCTTAAGGCTTTGCAGTCGTGACGCACGGGGTTCCTCACAGAGGCCATGGCTGGGAAAAGCGTGGACTTGCCGTTCCCCGTGAATTGGCTTGGCAAGAACCTCGAGAGAAACGGCCCCCCAAGCATCGATGGCCTTGGCCAGGAGACGGTTGATGCAGGCGGTGTTGTGGGTGGTGAAGAACTCGAGCCTCAGCCTGTTGACCCGCCGACCGTCATGGCCAGCGTCCAAGAAGCTCTGGACGGATCTGACCAAGGAGCGCATGGCCCGGCGCTCGAACCGCCGGATGTTAGGCTCGATCTCCTTCTCCGAGGTCTGCCATCCGTACTCTGACTCAGATCCGTTGCCGACGAAGAGCCATTTGTGATAGCGCGGCGAGAGTATGTCGCCGACCCTGAAGTCGAGGTCGGGGAGCTGGCGGGGGAGGTGGGCCCAGCGCCTAGAGAGCGTCCCGGCGCCGAGTGCCGTGTGGGTGTCGATCTtgcgcaggaggaggaggaggagatcgtcCGGGAGGGCGCTGATCCGGTCTTCATGGCGAGCAGCCTGCGGAGGCCGCCGCCGAAGGATTGGACCCCTCGGGCTCCTGGCCATAAGCGCCGACGGCAAGTGTGTTGGGATCCAGTGGCTGAATTCAGCGGAGGGCCTGACGAACCCCTATTCAGAATTCTTGCGTCTCTGCTCCACCCACACCCCCAAATAAACGACAGCGccagcataagagcatctccagcggtttgggctccccacgccccaaatccggcgatattgtcgtccggattggacgaaaatttggcctggggaggcccatcttCCCAGCCGCGAGTCCAGGATGGATGTAACGGACTTCGGCGAATTCAGTCAAAATTGGCgagttcgttcaaacataagcgaattttaatgatatttaaTATACAGAGGCGAGTTCGtgcataaataggccgaattcgtacatatatttgaattcggcgattggcaaactaaacttaaactaaatagcggcctactacatgccgaaatggcggtagaaggagaaccaacctgaggttgggtggttagagcatctccagtcgcgtcccccaaagcgtcccccaaaccgcgccggattgagcgtttgggggacgtgttttgttcgtgccgcgtttgggggacgtcgctcccagccgcgtcccccaaacgccgcccccaaacatttaaaataatttttttaacacataaaccatttatatcaaatgtagcatatgaaaaaaatgttttcgaggattgttttcaaattaaattacaataaacaataaaacaagtaatcaaatataataaaaagggctagatgatacatcaaggtgccacggtatttcctttgatcctccacaaatgctcaacgagatcagcttgaagttgctcatgcacattgtcgTCACGGATctcgcgtgcatggcgagaaaatcggcaaaatctgcaggcaactcatgatcaacctctcgcgagagggccttgacactcatagggaccaacatgtgacctaacatgattcctgcggtcatcctcgatgatcatgttgtgcatgatcacacaagctcgcatcacctcccacatttggtcgtgagaccggcTTAGAGCagagtaccggacaatggcaaattgtgcttgaagcacaccaaatgcccgctcgacatccttcctgcaagcctcctgtcgtgtagcaaagtgagaattcttcggactctgatggattcgagattgttttgacaaaagtggaccattttggatatataccatcggctagataatagcctttggtatattggtggccattgatctcatagttgcatggtggagcatgcccttccactagtctcgtcgaacaccggagaccgctgcaacacgttgatgtcattgtgtgatcccgccatgccaaagaaagaatgccaaatccacgagTCATAATCGCCTacggcttcaagcaccacactgcaatatccatgacgccctttgtatataccttgccaagcaaacgggcagttcttccatgcccggtgcatgcaatcgatgcttccaagcattccaggaaatcctccggcagcattttgtgccatgatccttgcggtctcttcctcggttggccctctcaagtagtatttgccaaactttcccaccacgagctcggcaaaacttgtacatgcactcaatggcagtagactcactcatgcgaaggtagtcgtcccgtgtatcggcgagtgctccgtatgcaagcatcctcatggcggcggtgcacttcgaatggatgagaacccgagaacgcctacggcgtcaagcttgagcttgaagtaggggtcgaactctcgaacgccgtggaggatattcatgaacaggcccttgctcatcccgtaccggcgccgaaaattgtcggcatgtgttgccccgtcggcgaagtagtcgttgtgcggcatggcatgcccctccatcctctcgccggggcttcgacttccttcttcccggccttgatcctccgcggcgcggcctcttcctcttctccgcctcggcgtcaagcatgtcccggagggacgcgatgatcggcaaatgctcccgcaggtcgtcgtcgaacgcttgctcgtcctccggcgagcggggcaaccatctcatcgtcgctgtccatggctaaagcaaaatcaatggttaaaattgcgccgaggcggacgacgcaacaaacggcgaccaatcgcgcctacacggcaagtcgtcgagcaccttcgtgcgcggaggtggggcggatttgacggcgcgctgcgggaggcgccggcgacgcggcggcggcggcacgaccggcgggagccccggccgcgacaacggtgccgactcgcagcacggatcggacgcccaaacggccgggaaatccggcggcggcggtggggtgggaggcgcgggaaggaaggagcgacgagaaaagaggcgcgaaccaacggtttatgcaaatagtcgccgacatgtgggagcccgcctcgcttttcgttgtgtccggcgtctccggagcgtcccctgtgggacggggacgggctcggggcgccggacaacgtatcggggcgcgccggacaaaaatggacttttggggacgcggctggaacgctttttttgtccggtgcgccccaaatcgctttgggggacggtttgggggacgcgactggagatgctcttaggagggt from Lolium rigidum isolate FL_2022 chromosome 4, APGP_CSIRO_Lrig_0.1, whole genome shotgun sequence encodes the following:
- the LOC124647310 gene encoding uncharacterized protein LOC124647310; translation: MARSPRGPILRRRPPQAARHEDRISALPDDLLLLLLRKIDTHTALGAGTLSRRWAHLPRQLPDLDFRVGDILSPRYHKWLFVGNGSESEYGWQTSEKEIEPNIRRFERRAMRSLVRSVQSFLDAGHDGRRVNRLRLEFFTTHNTACINRLLAKAIDAWGAVSLEVLAKPIHGERQVHAFPSHGLCEEPRASRLQSLKLGGCVPPPLHQYSALSTLVLQDMPLSTPEAAYEGVFTSCPQLQVLHLISCQCGDQIVVDAPKSQIRELVLDKCHFIRLCMRALPCLERLASLETRVLFESASFPCLTQYNLKLGFGDNLGKFTQYFVNIFKAQIGLFFRHTREITNLLIRFTGAVRWIVPSSSPATFLPNLRRLLVADVPSSWDVSWPRLLLETAPNLHTLHVHVDPSLAEPGDEIPWQPTMLRHDHLKEFVMIGFEAMERQLYLVKFVVEVCTALCHVALFKDGHVRDKGHWDWELVTEQYSWTQEEKGAMLNQIMDGVSSSSIAPSHLVFR